In one Paenibacillus sp. JQZ6Y-1 genomic region, the following are encoded:
- a CDS encoding response regulator transcription factor, translated as MSEPMNRILVVDDEERIRRLLRMYLEKEGYEIEEAEDGETALRKALAEDYGLIMLDLMLPGIDGIEVCNRLRQSKSTPVLMLTAKGEEVNRVQGFEVGADDYVVKPFSPREVIYRVKAIMRRSSATAYLSQETNSSNNIVFPNLVIEHDAHRVTASGYEISLTPKEYELLHFLATSPDKVFSREELLKDVWNYEFFGDLRTVDTHVKRLREKLNKVSPDSAAMITTVWGVGYKLEVPK; from the coding sequence ATGAGTGAACCAATGAATCGTATTCTGGTAGTAGATGACGAAGAGCGTATTCGCCGTCTGCTGCGCATGTATCTGGAAAAGGAAGGCTATGAAATCGAAGAGGCGGAAGACGGCGAAACAGCGCTGCGCAAAGCGCTTGCCGAGGACTATGGTCTGATTATGCTGGATTTGATGCTGCCGGGTATTGACGGGATCGAAGTGTGTAACCGTCTGCGTCAGTCCAAATCGACACCGGTACTGATGCTGACTGCCAAGGGCGAAGAGGTCAACCGCGTACAGGGCTTTGAAGTCGGTGCGGATGACTATGTGGTCAAGCCGTTCAGTCCGCGTGAAGTCATTTACCGAGTGAAAGCGATCATGCGTCGTTCGTCAGCAACCGCGTATCTGTCGCAGGAGACCAATTCCAGCAACAATATCGTATTCCCGAATCTGGTGATTGAGCATGATGCGCACCGTGTAACGGCAAGCGGTTATGAGATCAGCTTGACACCGAAGGAATATGAACTGCTGCATTTCTTGGCAACCTCTCCAGACAAAGTGTTTTCCCGTGAGGAATTGCTGAAGGATGTATGGAATTATGAATTTTTCGGCGATCTGCGTACCGTGGATACCCATGTGAAGCGTCTGCGTGAAAAATTGAATAAAGTATCTCCTGACTCTGCCGCCATGATTACCACCGTCTGGGGTGTAGGCTACAAGCTTGAGGTACCCAAGTAA
- a CDS encoding pseudouridine synthase, with protein sequence MERLQKILAQAGIASRRKSEELILAGKVTVNGEVVTELGTKADPTVDEITVNGRSIAAEKKVYYMLNKPKGVITSASDPEGRKTVQNYMDGVKERVYPVGRLDYDSEGLLIMTNDGELANFLTHPKHHVPKTYLVTVEGVPHGEALEKFRQGIKLEDGMTQPAEAEYYDVDTDKKQATIRVTIYEGRNRQIRRMFEALSHKVIRLKRISFGELLIGNLKRGIYRPLTKQEIDQLQKGSK encoded by the coding sequence ATGGAACGATTGCAAAAAATATTGGCTCAGGCAGGGATCGCTTCGCGTCGTAAAAGTGAAGAATTGATTCTGGCGGGAAAAGTAACCGTCAATGGAGAAGTGGTCACGGAGCTTGGAACAAAAGCCGACCCAACTGTCGATGAGATTACGGTGAACGGACGCTCCATCGCGGCCGAGAAAAAAGTATACTATATGCTGAATAAACCCAAAGGGGTTATTACAAGCGCTTCTGATCCAGAAGGACGTAAAACCGTACAGAATTATATGGACGGTGTCAAAGAACGCGTGTATCCGGTCGGCCGTTTGGATTATGACTCGGAAGGCTTGCTGATTATGACCAATGATGGCGAATTGGCAAATTTCCTAACCCATCCGAAACACCACGTACCCAAAACATATCTGGTTACCGTTGAGGGTGTACCACACGGCGAAGCACTGGAGAAATTCCGTCAGGGTATCAAGCTGGAAGATGGCATGACCCAGCCCGCTGAAGCGGAATATTATGATGTGGATACTGATAAAAAGCAGGCGACCATTCGTGTAACGATCTATGAAGGTAGAAACCGTCAGATTCGTCGCATGTTTGAAGCGCTATCGCATAAAGTTATCCGTCTGAAACGCATTTCCTTTGGCGAATTGCTGATCGGCAACCTGAAGCGCGGTATTTATCGCCCGCTGACCAAGCAGGAGATCGACCAATTGCAAAAAGGAAGCAAGTAA
- a CDS encoding beta-mannosidase: MSNVQSTPYNQTLSSWKFKATDEQEWLDAQVPGTVHTDLLAHNKIPDPFYGTNEKDVQWVDKKDWEYISTVSIEEAVLQHSHVELVFHGLDTYADVYLNDQHVLSADNMFRTWRAEVKGYAKAGENTLRIVFRSPINEDLPKLEALGYPLPASNDQSDVGELGDKRVSIFARKAPYHYGWDWGPRFVTSGIWRKAELVAWSDVRIESIHIRQDQVTAESAELTAIVQVYSEREREANLHIATDQENWEQKVTLQEGTDVIELPITLDNPRLWWSRGLGEANLYTFTTTIADPVSQQPLSSQQVRTGIRSIRLVREQHEDLPGTSFYFEVNGVPVFAKGANHIPNDSFSPRVDYQRYLHEIVSAADANMNMLRVWGGGIYENDEFYELCDEYGILVWQDFMFACSMYPGDEEFLDSVQAEAEDNVRRLRNHPSIALWCGNNEIDSAWSHYVEDGGWGWKKDYTTEQREQIWADYEAVFHELLPDVVQTEAPGAEYWPSSPLVDLTADEHQHTRSLTDSGDIHYWGVWHGSEPFENYNVHIGRFMSEYGFQSFPEYRSVRTYAEESDLELESEVMLRHQKNGAGNRLIKEYMDKYLPQPKDFPSFLYMSQILQAEAMQMAIEAHRRNKPYCMGTLYWQMNDCWPVASWAGMDYYGRWKALHYYAKRSFRDLAVSVDGTSGEQFDIYTISDILSPAALTLRVKVLGLDGGLYKEIPQSLNLAGGDCVKQLSLSRDHLLDGVDPKQAVLLVELEHEGEIVDSKLNYFVPAKDIVLEQPNITVTETTEHGVSVIKLTTDKLARQVWLSADNTGEFSDNYFDLLPGQTHTVYFRHMAAVPRRDAQQPEYGVRAAYFTPTTAEGLKVTSMADYINIGS, from the coding sequence ATGAGCAATGTGCAATCTACACCTTACAACCAGACATTATCCAGCTGGAAATTCAAAGCAACCGATGAGCAAGAATGGCTGGATGCTCAAGTGCCTGGAACGGTACATACCGATCTGCTGGCACACAACAAAATTCCAGATCCATTTTACGGTACCAATGAGAAGGATGTGCAGTGGGTCGATAAAAAGGATTGGGAATACATATCTACCGTTTCCATCGAAGAAGCGGTATTGCAGCATTCGCATGTAGAGCTTGTTTTTCATGGATTGGATACATATGCGGATGTGTATTTGAACGATCAGCATGTGTTGTCAGCCGACAATATGTTCCGCACATGGCGTGCCGAAGTGAAAGGCTATGCCAAAGCAGGTGAGAATACACTGCGTATCGTATTTCGTTCGCCGATCAATGAGGATCTGCCGAAGCTGGAAGCGCTCGGCTACCCACTGCCAGCGAGCAATGATCAATCCGATGTTGGAGAGCTAGGCGATAAACGGGTCAGTATCTTTGCACGCAAAGCACCGTATCATTATGGTTGGGACTGGGGACCGCGCTTTGTTACTAGCGGAATCTGGCGTAAGGCAGAGCTGGTAGCATGGTCGGATGTTCGTATTGAAAGTATTCATATCCGTCAGGATCAGGTGACGGCGGAGAGTGCGGAATTGACTGCGATTGTACAGGTGTATTCGGAGCGTGAGCGCGAAGCGAATCTACATATCGCTACGGATCAGGAAAATTGGGAGCAAAAGGTGACTTTACAGGAAGGCACCGATGTTATCGAATTACCGATTACGCTGGACAATCCGCGTCTATGGTGGTCGCGTGGGTTGGGTGAAGCGAATCTGTATACGTTTACAACGACTATAGCTGATCCTGTTAGTCAACAGCCGCTGTCTTCGCAACAGGTACGTACGGGTATCCGCTCCATTCGTTTGGTACGTGAGCAGCACGAGGACTTGCCGGGCACCTCGTTCTATTTTGAAGTCAACGGTGTACCTGTATTCGCCAAAGGGGCGAACCATATCCCGAATGATAGCTTTAGCCCGCGTGTCGATTATCAGCGCTATCTGCATGAGATTGTTTCAGCGGCAGACGCTAATATGAATATGCTGCGTGTATGGGGCGGCGGTATTTATGAAAATGACGAATTTTATGAGCTGTGTGACGAGTACGGTATTCTCGTTTGGCAGGACTTTATGTTCGCTTGCAGTATGTATCCGGGTGATGAGGAGTTTCTGGATAGCGTACAAGCGGAAGCGGAGGACAATGTACGTCGTCTACGCAATCACCCGTCCATCGCGCTCTGGTGCGGCAACAATGAGATTGACTCCGCATGGTCGCATTATGTAGAGGACGGCGGCTGGGGCTGGAAAAAGGATTATACCACCGAGCAGCGTGAGCAGATCTGGGCAGATTACGAAGCGGTGTTCCATGAACTACTGCCGGATGTCGTGCAAACCGAAGCACCGGGTGCCGAATATTGGCCGTCTTCACCGCTAGTTGACCTGACAGCGGATGAGCATCAACATACTCGTTCGTTAACAGATAGCGGCGATATTCACTATTGGGGCGTATGGCATGGCAGTGAGCCATTCGAGAACTATAATGTACACATCGGTCGCTTTATGAGCGAATACGGCTTCCAGTCGTTCCCGGAATATCGTTCCGTACGGACGTATGCGGAGGAATCCGATTTGGAATTGGAATCGGAAGTAATGCTCCGTCACCAGAAGAATGGCGCAGGCAACCGTCTAATCAAGGAATATATGGACAAATACTTGCCGCAGCCGAAGGATTTCCCTTCCTTCCTTTATATGAGCCAGATTTTGCAGGCGGAAGCGATGCAGATGGCAATTGAGGCACATCGCCGCAACAAGCCGTATTGCATGGGAACGCTATACTGGCAAATGAACGATTGCTGGCCAGTCGCTTCTTGGGCAGGAATGGACTACTATGGTCGCTGGAAAGCATTGCATTATTACGCAAAACGCAGCTTCCGCGATCTAGCCGTATCGGTCGATGGTACAAGCGGCGAGCAGTTCGACATATATACCATTTCCGATATTCTGTCTCCGGCAGCACTGACGCTGCGGGTAAAAGTACTCGGGCTGGATGGCGGTTTGTACAAGGAAATTCCACAATCGCTGAATCTAGCAGGTGGCGATTGCGTGAAGCAGCTATCTCTGTCCCGTGATCATCTGCTGGATGGTGTTGATCCGAAGCAGGCAGTATTGCTGGTGGAATTGGAGCATGAAGGTGAGATTGTGGACAGCAAGCTGAACTACTTCGTTCCTGCAAAAGATATTGTGCTGGAGCAGCCGAATATTACCGTAACGGAGACGACCGAACATGGCGTTAGCGTCATCAAGCTGACCACGGACAAGCTGGCGCGTCAGGTATGGTTGTCCGCCGATAACACAGGCGAGTTCAGCGACAATTACTTTGACCTGCTTCCGGGACAGACGCATACGGTCTACTTCCGCCATATGGCTGCTGTACCGCGCCGCGATGCACAGCAACCGGAATACGGTGTACGCGCTGCTTACTTTACGCCGACAACTGCAGAAGGATTGAAGGTAACGTCGATGGCAGATTATATTAACATTGGATCATAG
- a CDS encoding iron-hydroxamate ABC transporter substrate-binding protein, with product MRKTLLPLMMALVLILGACGNQQSSTATNGAASTEESSSASSDNASTITYQSETGPVQVPANPQRVIALDGSAGSVMQFGVPLVGVDSWTMDSPVFKPHLNGVTEVSADNLEKIIELKPDLIIASNTVKNADKLKQIAPLVTYTYNKVDYLTQVEEIAKAINKADEGKAWVEDFKTRASKAGDEIKAKIGADATVTVMEGDTKSLYIFGDAWGRGTEIIYQAMGLKMPEKVKEMTAKDGYYALSLEVLPQYLGDYVFYSKAQDVDLSFQNTDTYKNIPAVKNKHVYEADARGFYFNDAVTLDYQLDFIKKALLGQS from the coding sequence ATGAGAAAAACGTTATTACCTTTGATGATGGCACTGGTTCTGATCCTGGGCGCGTGCGGTAATCAACAGAGCAGCACAGCAACCAACGGCGCCGCTTCAACTGAAGAAAGCAGCAGCGCAAGCAGTGACAACGCATCAACGATTACATATCAGTCCGAAACTGGACCTGTACAAGTACCCGCCAATCCACAACGCGTCATTGCACTGGATGGCTCCGCTGGTTCCGTAATGCAATTTGGTGTACCGCTGGTCGGCGTCGATTCATGGACGATGGACAGCCCCGTTTTCAAACCGCATCTGAACGGTGTAACGGAAGTGTCCGCCGACAATCTGGAGAAAATCATTGAACTGAAGCCGGATCTGATCATTGCTAGCAATACCGTGAAAAATGCGGACAAGCTGAAGCAGATCGCTCCACTCGTTACATACACCTACAACAAAGTCGATTATCTGACTCAGGTTGAGGAGATTGCGAAAGCGATCAACAAAGCGGACGAAGGCAAAGCATGGGTAGAAGATTTCAAAACGCGAGCTTCCAAAGCTGGCGATGAAATCAAAGCCAAAATCGGTGCTGATGCTACGGTAACCGTTATGGAAGGTGATACCAAATCGCTGTACATATTCGGCGACGCATGGGGTCGTGGCACTGAGATCATTTATCAAGCAATGGGTCTCAAAATGCCAGAAAAAGTAAAAGAAATGACTGCTAAAGACGGTTATTATGCACTGTCGTTGGAAGTACTGCCGCAGTATCTGGGCGATTACGTATTCTACAGCAAAGCACAGGATGTGGATCTATCCTTCCAAAACACCGATACTTATAAAAACATTCCGGCTGTTAAAAACAAGCATGTTTATGAAGCCGATGCTCGTGGATTTTACTTCAATGATGCTGTAACACTGGATTACCAGTTGGACTTCATTAAGAAAGCGCTACTGGGCCAATCCTAA
- a CDS encoding FecCD family ABC transporter permease: MKTSTSKKHFRYFPLQLVLSLIAFAIIFIVAMMIGAKNISLIDVQNAIFNPDMNNDDISVIRELRLPREVGGVLVGAALGVAGAIMQGLTRNPLADPGLLGLSAGASAALVTVLAFAPGVGYFGIMIACFVGAAVGVMLVFGIAAIRKRNMSPMRMVLAGAAVSALLTAIADGISLQFKITKSVSMWTSGGLIGTTWSQIQAMTPVIVICLIVAIMLSRQLTILSLSESTAVGLGLKTAQIKMIMFILIILLAGTAVALVGNLAFVGLMIPHFVRMFSGTDYRTILPLSAILGATFMVFADTMARMINAPYETPLAAIIAIIGLPFFLLVVRKGVRSL; this comes from the coding sequence ATGAAAACTTCAACTTCCAAAAAGCATTTCCGCTATTTTCCACTTCAACTGGTACTCAGCTTGATTGCGTTTGCGATTATTTTCATCGTTGCTATGATGATCGGTGCCAAAAACATCTCTCTGATCGATGTACAAAATGCTATTTTCAATCCAGACATGAACAATGACGACATTTCCGTGATTCGCGAATTACGATTGCCGCGCGAGGTTGGCGGTGTACTGGTTGGTGCTGCGCTTGGTGTAGCTGGTGCGATCATGCAAGGTCTGACTCGCAATCCGCTTGCCGATCCCGGTCTGCTCGGATTGAGCGCTGGAGCAAGTGCAGCGTTGGTAACGGTACTAGCATTTGCGCCGGGTGTGGGTTATTTTGGCATTATGATCGCCTGTTTTGTCGGTGCGGCGGTTGGTGTCATGCTCGTATTCGGTATAGCGGCGATTCGTAAGCGCAATATGTCGCCTATGCGTATGGTGCTGGCAGGTGCAGCGGTGTCGGCACTGTTGACTGCGATTGCGGACGGTATCAGTCTACAATTTAAAATCACCAAAAGTGTATCCATGTGGACATCCGGCGGTCTGATCGGTACGACATGGAGCCAGATTCAAGCGATGACACCGGTTATTGTAATCTGCCTGATTGTGGCGATCATGTTGTCTCGTCAATTGACGATTCTCAGCCTGAGCGAAAGTACCGCTGTCGGTCTCGGTCTCAAAACAGCACAAATCAAAATGATTATGTTCATTCTGATTATCCTGCTGGCAGGTACAGCGGTCGCATTAGTCGGTAATCTGGCGTTTGTCGGCTTGATGATTCCCCACTTTGTTCGCATGTTCTCCGGTACTGATTACCGGACAATTTTGCCACTGTCTGCGATTCTTGGCGCTACCTTTATGGTATTTGCCGATACGATGGCGCGTATGATCAATGCACCGTACGAGACGCCGTTGGCTGCTATTATCGCCATCATCGGGCTCCCCTTCTTCTTACTTGTGGTACGTAAAGGGGTGCGTTCATTATGA
- a CDS encoding FecCD family ABC transporter permease, with protein MIKQVQTATYQRWIMLFLFVIVVVTFAIALGIGASAVSYDRIIPTLLGQGSFVENFVIFSVRLPRMVITLLSGMALALAGAVLQGITRNELADPGIIGINAGAGVGVSLFFLFAPLDVGSFVYMLPLVAFASAMLISILIYLFSYSRRDGMQPIKLIITGVGFSLAMSGIMIVLISSVSREKVDFISRWLAGNVWGTDWPFVLALLPWLIVLIPYILYKCRTLNLLALNEETAVGAGVHIQRDRIVLMLAAVALAASAVSVTGGISFIGLMAPHIARALVGPRHQLFVPVSILIGGWLLLIADTIGHNLSDPDGIPAGIVVAFIGAPYFLYLLLKK; from the coding sequence ATGATCAAACAAGTTCAAACTGCAACATACCAACGATGGATTATGCTGTTTTTATTCGTCATCGTGGTGGTGACCTTTGCCATTGCGCTTGGGATCGGGGCTTCTGCTGTATCGTATGATCGGATCATTCCGACACTGCTTGGTCAGGGCAGCTTTGTTGAAAACTTCGTTATCTTTTCTGTTCGTCTGCCGCGTATGGTGATTACGTTGCTATCCGGTATGGCGCTGGCATTAGCGGGCGCGGTATTACAGGGCATTACACGTAATGAGCTGGCTGATCCGGGTATCATTGGGATCAATGCGGGAGCAGGCGTGGGTGTCAGTCTCTTTTTCCTGTTTGCTCCGCTGGATGTTGGCAGCTTTGTGTATATGCTGCCCCTGGTTGCATTTGCGTCGGCGATGCTGATCTCGATTCTGATCTATCTCTTCTCGTATAGTCGCCGAGATGGGATGCAGCCAATCAAGCTTATCATTACTGGTGTCGGCTTCTCCTTAGCGATGTCCGGTATTATGATCGTACTGATCTCGTCTGTGAGCCGGGAAAAAGTAGACTTTATCTCCCGCTGGCTGGCGGGCAATGTGTGGGGAACGGATTGGCCGTTTGTGCTGGCTCTGCTGCCGTGGCTCATTGTGCTGATTCCGTATATATTGTACAAATGTCGCACGCTGAATCTGTTGGCGCTTAATGAAGAGACGGCTGTCGGTGCAGGTGTGCATATTCAGCGCGACCGTATTGTGCTGATGCTGGCGGCTGTGGCACTTGCGGCTTCTGCGGTATCGGTTACTGGTGGAATTTCCTTCATTGGGCTGATGGCTCCGCATATCGCCCGTGCGCTCGTCGGCCCACGTCATCAGCTGTTCGTTCCCGTCAGCATTTTGATTGGCGGCTGGCTACTGCTGATCGCGGATACGATCGGTCACAACCTGTCCGACCCCGATGGGATTCCGGCAGGGATTGTAGTAGCTTTTATCGGAGCACCGTATTTCCTATATCTGTTGCTGAAAAAGTAG
- a CDS encoding AraC family transcriptional regulator: protein MDHIACIQQSIDYIEDHLKEPLNAEQLASLAGFSLYHFYKIFQMQTGLSVMDYIRRRRLAHAAADMAHPKPLLEIALDYGFETHAGFTKAFGKVYGMSPERYRIHATGYVPERVDLQKLAYYQLHGGMMMRPTFITKPEIQLAGYALETTANGQNLSDIPAFWERYNQEDWGHTLHDVVQPVHHGEYGACIMNAPQSEQFTYVIGVEVAQFDDVPEALYTTTLPAATYAVFTTPPAQRQDGGFIKAIQGTTKYIFNEWFPSSGYMYDDAAADFELYDERCYGDENLVMDIYIPVQKKAE from the coding sequence ATGGATCATATTGCCTGTATACAGCAAAGTATCGATTATATTGAAGATCATCTCAAAGAACCACTGAATGCGGAACAACTAGCAAGTCTGGCAGGCTTCTCACTGTATCACTTCTACAAAATCTTTCAAATGCAAACCGGATTATCCGTGATGGATTATATCCGTCGGCGGCGACTTGCTCATGCTGCCGCAGATATGGCACATCCGAAACCATTGCTGGAGATTGCACTGGACTATGGCTTTGAGACTCATGCAGGGTTTACCAAAGCCTTTGGCAAGGTGTACGGCATGTCGCCGGAGCGTTATCGCATCCATGCGACTGGTTATGTACCTGAACGAGTAGACTTGCAGAAGCTTGCCTATTATCAACTACATGGAGGCATGATGATGAGACCTACCTTTATAACCAAGCCTGAGATTCAGCTAGCGGGCTACGCGTTGGAAACGACTGCTAATGGACAAAATCTATCCGATATTCCTGCGTTTTGGGAACGTTATAATCAAGAAGATTGGGGGCATACGCTACATGATGTGGTGCAGCCCGTTCATCATGGTGAATACGGCGCTTGTATTATGAATGCGCCGCAGTCAGAGCAATTTACCTATGTGATCGGTGTCGAGGTTGCTCAGTTTGACGATGTACCGGAGGCATTGTATACGACTACGTTACCAGCAGCGACGTATGCTGTGTTCACTACACCACCTGCGCAGCGTCAGGATGGAGGATTTATCAAAGCGATTCAGGGGACGACCAAGTATATTTTTAACGAATGGTTTCCATCTTCGGGGTATATGTATGACGATGCTGCTGCTGATTTTGAACTGTATGATGAGCGCTGCTATGGAGATGAGAATCTGGTGATGGATATTTATATTCCTGTGCAGAAGAAAGCGGAATAG
- the scpB gene encoding SMC-Scp complex subunit ScpB has translation MKSQKLKAVIEGMLFLSGEEGLNVRQIAEVTEQNTETVQIAIDELQADLKKARRGIQIVHIAGSYQLSTLPAHAAYYKRLADSPNRSSLSQAALETLSIVAYRQPITRVEIEEIRGVKTDRAIYTLVNKDLIQEVGRAEAIGRPILYGTTKSFLDYFGLSGLRELPDASQFEDNENLEEETQLLFNRLEEQTYGEDISELEELGEELIEAAEEVLDQMEAQAPHQSDGRSESDDDHRKES, from the coding sequence ATGAAGTCCCAGAAGTTGAAAGCAGTTATTGAAGGTATGCTCTTCCTGTCGGGGGAGGAAGGGCTAAATGTACGTCAGATTGCCGAAGTAACCGAACAGAATACCGAGACTGTGCAGATCGCGATCGACGAGCTGCAAGCTGATCTGAAAAAGGCACGCCGTGGCATTCAGATTGTGCATATTGCAGGCAGCTATCAGCTGTCTACATTGCCCGCACATGCCGCATATTACAAGCGGCTGGCAGATTCGCCAAACCGTTCCTCGCTATCACAGGCGGCGCTGGAGACGCTATCTATCGTAGCCTATCGGCAGCCGATTACACGGGTTGAAATTGAGGAAATCCGCGGAGTCAAAACGGACCGTGCGATCTATACGCTGGTGAATAAGGACTTGATCCAGGAGGTCGGTCGCGCCGAAGCGATTGGACGCCCGATACTGTACGGAACGACCAAGTCGTTTTTGGATTATTTTGGACTGAGCGGTCTGCGTGAATTGCCGGATGCGTCACAGTTTGAAGATAACGAGAATTTGGAAGAGGAAACGCAACTGTTGTTCAACCGTCTGGAAGAGCAGACCTATGGCGAAGATATTTCCGAGCTGGAGGAGCTTGGCGAGGAATTGATCGAAGCAGCCGAGGAAGTGCTGGATCAAATGGAAGCACAAGCACCGCATCAAAGTGACGGGCGTTCCGAATCGGATGATGATCATCGTAAAGAGTCATAA
- a CDS encoding segregation and condensation protein A, with product MTVLYKLATFEGPLDLLLHLIDESEIDIQNIPISEITDQYLDYLHSMKELELEVTSEFLVMAATLLSIKSKLLLPKPPVMEIDDFDYYEEDDLDPRAELVRKLEEYRKYKGIAGHLREREEERSLIFTKEPEDMTPFVARVNYNPVEGLHTLDLVEAFQKALRRATRRERITTIQRDEISVKDRIREVADRFRSLTQGENLLFSKLLHEEMIRHEVVVTFLAILEMMKMRQISCYQSQVFDDIVMEWRGEVSSNEVPEVESSY from the coding sequence GTGACTGTACTATACAAACTCGCCACGTTTGAAGGGCCGCTCGACTTGCTGCTTCACTTAATTGATGAATCGGAAATTGATATCCAGAATATCCCGATCAGTGAGATCACTGATCAATATCTGGATTATCTTCATAGTATGAAAGAGCTTGAACTTGAAGTGACCAGCGAATTTCTGGTCATGGCAGCCACCTTGCTGTCAATCAAGAGCAAATTGCTGCTGCCGAAGCCTCCGGTCATGGAGATCGACGATTTTGATTATTATGAGGAAGATGATCTAGATCCGCGCGCGGAGCTGGTACGCAAGCTGGAAGAATACCGCAAGTACAAAGGCATTGCCGGTCATCTGCGGGAGCGCGAGGAAGAGCGGAGCCTGATTTTTACCAAGGAACCGGAGGATATGACACCGTTTGTAGCGAGAGTGAACTACAATCCGGTCGAGGGGTTACATACGCTGGATCTGGTAGAAGCTTTTCAAAAAGCATTGCGACGGGCAACACGCCGCGAGCGCATTACTACAATTCAGCGTGACGAGATTTCCGTCAAGGATCGGATACGCGAGGTGGCAGACCGGTTTCGTAGTCTGACACAAGGGGAAAATCTGCTCTTTTCCAAACTGCTGCATGAGGAGATGATCCGTCATGAAGTGGTGGTTACCTTTCTAGCGATACTAGAAATGATGAAGATGCGGCAGATTTCGTGTTATCAGAGCCAGGTGTTTGACGATATTGTGATGGAGTGGAGAGGAGAAGTTAGCAGTAATGAAGTCCCAGAAGTTGAAAGCAGTTATTGA
- the ribH gene encoding 6,7-dimethyl-8-ribityllumazine synthase: MANIFEGHLVSQGLKFGIVVGRFNEFITNKLLSGALDALQRHGTAQEDIDVAWVPGAFEIPLIAQKMAQSGKYDAVITLGTVIRGSTTHYDYVCNEVAKGVSAINLKTGVPVIFGLVTTENIEQAIERAGTKAGNKGWDSANAAIEMANLSRQFED; the protein is encoded by the coding sequence ATGGCAAATATTTTTGAAGGTCACTTAGTCTCTCAGGGTCTGAAATTCGGTATTGTTGTTGGACGTTTTAACGAATTCATTACGAACAAGCTGCTGAGCGGTGCACTGGATGCGCTGCAACGCCACGGTACGGCGCAGGAAGATATTGATGTGGCTTGGGTACCAGGCGCATTCGAGATTCCATTAATCGCTCAGAAAATGGCTCAATCCGGCAAATACGATGCTGTCATCACCTTGGGTACGGTGATCCGTGGATCAACGACGCATTACGACTACGTGTGCAACGAGGTTGCCAAAGGCGTCTCTGCTATCAATTTGAAAACCGGTGTACCGGTCATCTTCGGTCTGGTTACTACAGAGAATATTGAGCAAGCGATTGAACGCGCAGGCACCAAAGCTGGCAACAAAGGCTGGGATTCTGCCAATGCTGCTATTGAGATGGCGAATCTGTCGCGTCAATTCGAGGATTAA
- the ribE gene encoding riboflavin synthase produces the protein MFTGLIEEIGILKKIDRRGEAMVLGIQASHIMPGLMIGDSVACNGVCLTVTTIAGSLFTVDVMPETYRLSSLKDARTGSPINLERAMAANGRFGGHIVQGHVDGTASIEQIEHNQNAVIFRIKPQQSDLFRYIIPKGSITVDGISLTVVSVESGSFTISIIPHTLKETVLGHRKPGDTVNIECDVLGKYVEHMLRYREATPNDAAGGTGGGLTADFLQQNGYW, from the coding sequence ATGTTCACCGGATTGATCGAAGAAATCGGTATATTGAAAAAAATTGACCGACGCGGCGAAGCGATGGTGCTTGGTATTCAGGCATCGCATATCATGCCCGGTCTGATGATCGGCGATAGTGTCGCCTGCAACGGTGTGTGTCTGACAGTGACCACGATTGCTGGCTCCTTATTTACGGTCGATGTTATGCCGGAGACATACCGCTTGTCTAGCTTGAAGGATGCGCGTACTGGCAGCCCTATCAATTTGGAACGTGCGATGGCAGCGAATGGTCGCTTTGGCGGGCATATTGTGCAGGGACATGTCGATGGTACAGCGAGCATTGAACAGATTGAGCATAATCAGAATGCGGTTATTTTCCGTATCAAGCCGCAGCAATCTGATCTGTTCCGCTATATTATTCCGAAAGGCTCGATTACTGTCGATGGCATCAGCTTGACGGTCGTGAGTGTGGAGAGCGGCAGCTTTACCATTTCTATCATTCCGCATACGCTCAAGGAAACCGTGCTCGGTCATCGGAAGCCGGGCGATACCGTCAATATTGAATGTGACGTGCTGGGCAAATATGTGGAGCATATGCTGCGGTATCGCGAAGCGACACCGAATGATGCAGCAGGTGGCACAGGTGGCGGTTTGACCGCCGACTTTTTACAGCAAAACGGCTATTGGTAA